The following DNA comes from Cucumis sativus cultivar 9930 chromosome 7, Cucumber_9930_V3, whole genome shotgun sequence.
TTTCTTGCATTTGAGGTGCTAAGAGTAATAGCGTTACTTTGAAAGCTGCAGACTGGAATTTCTGATATGCTTGTATTAAGTGTGTGCTACTTTTTTCAGGGTATTCCTTATGTCATATACTGGAGAAGCGCATTTACTTGTTATGCAGCATGTCATTTCCGTAATGCATTCCTTTCGGTTCTTCAGAGGTACTCCATTAGCATGATAGTGCAGATCAATCAATTAATCCAGTGGAGGTTATGTATAGGGGGAAAGTAAAGGATAACTGCTGataactatttttctatttgaattGCAGTTCATCTGCTCACACATGGGATGCATTTCAACTTGCACACGCTTCATTTAGGATGTATTGCTTGGGAAACAACTTTGTTCTTCCTAGCAGTAGTCATAAAGAAGTTAGTGAAGATCTGGGTCCACATCTTCTAGGGGAACGcttgaaaataaatgtcgAACCCCTAGAGAAAGAGGTAGCTGATGATGAAGAAAGTTCATCAGAAGGAATTTCTGTGAACATTCTTGATAATGATGTTGAAATGAGATTTCTTGTATGTGGAGAACCAGGCTCATTGGTAAGCAAGAACAAACAtctacttttaattttccatGCTAAATCCCTACTCAAAGATGTAAAAACTAGTATTAATAACCTTCTAGCTTCCTATTGGCATGACATGTaggtttatttttctcttcttaggATGCTTATGTATTAGAAGCTCTGGAGGATGGTCTTAACGCCCTCTTGGACATTGAAGTAAGTAAGGAAAACAAGTTATTGCTAGGACTTGTTTTCAATGGACAATCTAGCTTCTTGATTTGCTTGTGCCATGTTAATAGGAGCAAGAGCTTTCTTCTTACACTTTTCCCCCTATTTCTGTGTTCTAGATTCGGGGGAGCAAACTGCACGGCAAGTTCAGGTgctttggtttttaaaattgttgtcCAGCTCGtaatgttttaatttggttttgtaAACTAAGGTCGACTGGGACCTGCCTAATGATTGATTGAGACATATACCACATTTTaaggctatttttttaatgttggtGTTTTATGAATTTAGTCACTGCAATTTTCTTCTGATCTTACATTAGCTGTCAATTGTATTAATTCATCTGATGTGCACAGTGCCCCTCCTCCACCTCTTCAGGCAGGAACACTCTCTAATGGTGTTGTGACCATGCGCTGTGATTTATCTACATGCAGTTTTGCCCACATTTCATTGTTGGTATCAGGTAGTGCACAAGCTTGTTTTGATGATCAGGTAACGTAAAGCTCTCTGGTTAGGTTCTCATTGTGTTTTGCAACTGTCAGATCTTATGTAACTTCTTATTGGTTTCTTATTCAgctatttgaaaattatataaagacTGAGATTATAGACAGAGGCGAACTAGTGCAGACACTACTCGATAGTGAAGGAAGCAAACACTTATCTGAACCACGCAAATCTACTTCAATTGCTTGTGGGGCAACGGTTTTTGAAGTTAGCTTGAAGGTCCCTTCATGGGCATCTCAGGTTGTCCAATCACTTCTCATCATCTTCTTTATGAGATTGTATCGTTGGGATTCTGATTCATAATTTATTGACCATATATTCATGAATCAATAATGTATTATTTCACCTGAGAATCAGAATGGCCAATCTTCTATCTAGCCTTAAATGCAGTATACTGATTTTTGTGAACTTGTTTCTCCTGGCCTGGTGTTTGCTGCTTACGGAATGTAAAGAAATTAATGGTTGTTTGATATCTATCTGACTCCAGTGTTAGGGAATCAGAACTGAAGATGTATGGAGCAATATCTCCTATGCATTTATGATGAGTGATGAGTGATGATTATGATCTAGTTCTTATAatgagttttatttaaaacctAATGAGTTGGTACTTGTCCACCGCTGTTTTGCAGATTTTCAGGCAGTTAGCCCCTGACGTTTCTTATCGAAGTTTAGTGGGACTGGGCATTGCAAGCATCCAGGGTTTGTCTGTTGCTTCTTTTGAGAAGGATGATGCTGAGCGCCTCCTTTTCTTCTGTTCAAGGaaggaaaatgatttatttctGAGCAATTTAACTGATAGCACACTCCCAAGCTGGTTGAAGCCGCCTGCTCCTAGAAAGAGACCGAAATATATCAAAGATACGAGCCTTGGTTCTCATGAGATTATTGAACATCTGAAGGTATCGCCTGGTAGCAGAATACATGGTGCGAACATGGAAATAGGATCAAGGAATGGTTTTAGCACTCCCATGTTTCCACTTCCAAGAAGGAGAGGCATGAAAATTGCGGCAATGAGGCCCATTCCTCACGTTAATCGCCATAAAATGATCTCTTTTCATGGAATATCTGAGACGGGCGGGCACAATGGAAGCCTGCTTAAAGCTAGTGTTCCTTCTAGTAATCCCACAAAGCATGTGACTGTAGGTTCAGCTTCAGTTTTCCAACAAAAAGTATTTCCAAGTGCGTCTCATTATAAACAAATCATTCCCATGAATCCACTACCTTTGAAAAAGCACGGTTGTGGCAGAAGTCATATACAGGCTTGCTTTGAGGTAATTTCACTCCTTTGGAACCTCTGCTCCTAGAGAATAAGCACTTAAAGAATGTTGAGAAGTTCTAATTTTGtgcttaaagaaaaaggaagttaGTTACTAATCATCAGGTGTTTGGCCAAAAGATTTCGATTAATTTCTACCAGAATTATATgtactaattttgttttttcttgttttcatgTAGGAGGAATTTTTGAAGGATTTGATGCAGTTTTTAGCTCTTCGAGGTC
Coding sequences within:
- the LOC101214243 gene encoding AT-rich interactive domain-containing protein 4 — translated: MVFHSQVPARYTCRLLAIPYGSVPEDKCKKDNPEDQQRYPFPQLNSSGRLEVQVLSNPSKDQFCRTLESYKPNIVYLQGEQLENDEVGSLVWRGVDLSNVEAISGLFNYPLPTTVYLDIAKGDEVADALHSKGIPYVIYWRSAFTCYAACHFRNAFLSVLQSSSAHTWDAFQLAHASFRMYCLGNNFVLPSSSHKEVSEDLGPHLLGERLKINVEPLEKEVADDEESSSEGISVNILDNDVEMRFLVCGEPGSLDAYVLEALEDGLNALLDIEIRGSKLHGKFSAPPPPLQAGTLSNGVVTMRCDLSTCSFAHISLLVSGSAQACFDDQLFENYIKTEIIDRGELVQTLLDSEGSKHLSEPRKSTSIACGATVFEVSLKVPSWASQIFRQLAPDVSYRSLVGLGIASIQGLSVASFEKDDAERLLFFCSRKENDLFLSNLTDSTLPSWLKPPAPRKRPKYIKDTSLGSHEIIEHLKVSPGSRIHGANMEIGSRNGFSTPMFPLPRRRGMKIAAMRPIPHVNRHKMISFHGISETGGHNGSLLKASVPSSNPTKHVTVGSASVFQQKVFPSASHYKQIIPMNPLPLKKHGCGRSHIQACFEEEFLKDLMQFLALRGHSRLIPPGGLAEFPDAILNGKRLDLYNLYKEVVSRGGFRVGNGINWKGQIFSKMRNYTMTNRMTGVGNTLKRHYETYLLEYELAHEDVDGECCLLCHSSAAGDWVNCGICGEWAHFGCDRRQGLGAFKDYAKTDGLEYICPHCSVANYKKKKVANGLSPGFSSRPI